The Actinobacillus equuli genome includes a window with the following:
- the radA gene encoding DNA repair protein RadA codes for MAKAPKTAYVCNDCGAEYSRWMGQCKECKAWNTISEVRLISSKESNKNDRFSGYAGETSGKVQTLSEISLQEVPRFSSGFNELDRVLGGGVVPGSAILIGGHPGAGKSTLLLQVMCGLSKMLPTLYVTGEESLQQVAMRANRLGLPTDNLKMLSETSVEHICNIADQEKPKLMVIDSIQVMHLSDIQSSPGSVAQVRECASFLTRYAKTRQVAIIMVGHVTKDGTLAGPKVLEHAIDASLLLEGESDSRFRTLRSQKNRFGAVNELGVFAMTEQGLREVKNPSAIFLSRSDELVSGSSVMVLWEGTRPLLVEIQALVDHSMLANPRRVAVGLDHNRLSLLLAVLHRHGGLQMSDQDVFVNVVGGVKVTETSADLALILALISSFRNRPLPQDLVIFGEVGLAGEIRPVPSGQERISEAAKHGFKRAIVPFSNMPKKPIKDMEVIGVKKLSDALDALGNL; via the coding sequence ATGGCAAAAGCACCTAAAACGGCTTACGTATGTAACGATTGCGGCGCAGAATATTCTCGTTGGATGGGACAATGCAAAGAGTGCAAAGCATGGAATACGATTAGTGAAGTTCGCTTAATCTCTAGTAAAGAATCAAATAAAAACGACCGCTTCAGCGGTTATGCCGGAGAGACATCAGGCAAGGTACAAACACTGTCCGAAATCAGCTTACAAGAAGTGCCTCGTTTTAGCAGTGGGTTTAATGAGCTTGATCGTGTACTCGGCGGTGGCGTGGTTCCCGGTTCGGCTATTCTCATCGGGGGACATCCTGGTGCAGGAAAATCGACACTATTACTGCAAGTGATGTGCGGCTTATCAAAAATGCTACCGACACTCTATGTCACCGGTGAAGAATCATTACAACAGGTTGCAATGCGTGCTAATCGTTTAGGGCTACCAACTGATAATCTGAAAATGCTTTCGGAAACATCTGTCGAACATATTTGCAATATTGCCGACCAAGAAAAACCTAAATTAATGGTAATTGACTCTATTCAAGTGATGCATTTATCCGATATTCAATCCTCGCCGGGTTCTGTTGCTCAAGTACGAGAATGCGCATCATTTCTTACCCGCTATGCCAAAACACGCCAAGTGGCAATTATTATGGTCGGTCACGTCACCAAAGACGGTACGCTTGCCGGCCCAAAAGTGTTGGAACATGCTATTGATGCCTCATTATTGCTAGAAGGTGAATCTGATTCACGTTTCAGAACATTACGAAGCCAAAAAAACCGATTCGGCGCGGTAAATGAACTTGGTGTGTTTGCTATGACTGAACAAGGTTTGCGAGAAGTTAAAAATCCATCCGCTATTTTTTTAAGCCGTAGTGATGAATTGGTTTCAGGCAGTTCTGTTATGGTTCTTTGGGAAGGGACTCGTCCGTTATTAGTTGAAATTCAAGCGCTTGTTGATCATTCAATGCTTGCAAATCCACGTCGTGTGGCTGTCGGTTTAGATCATAATCGCTTATCGCTCTTACTTGCTGTACTCCACCGCCATGGTGGGCTACAAATGTCTGACCAAGATGTTTTTGTTAACGTTGTCGGGGGCGTAAAAGTAACGGAAACCAGTGCTGATCTCGCTTTAATTTTGGCACTGATATCAAGTTTTAGAAATCGTCCATTACCACAGGACTTAGTAATTTTTGGTGAAGTAGGGCTTGCCGGCGAAATTCGTCCGGTGCCGAGTGGTCAAGAACGTATTAGCGAAGCGGCAAAACACGGTTTTAAACGTGCAATCGTGCCGTTTAGCAATATGCCGAAAAAACCGATAAAAGATATGGAAGTGATTGGGGTTAAAAAATTAAGTGATGCGCTAGATGCACTTGGTAATTTATAA
- the pepB gene encoding aminopeptidase PepB, with the protein MQITLSQQAAPEQWGKNAILSANEQGMTIHLQKDPLTTIQRAARKIKNQGILNAVLTGLDWGLEECWAFHQGFISVRNTGTVSYPDLAEQQAEFDARVHCSSFTRSLINESSETLTPENLAQKAAEFITKQSERYLGKNAVSAEIISGEALKQQGYHGIWTVGKGSANKPALLKLDFNPSGDINTPVLACLVGKGITFDTGGYSIKPSDSMGTMRTDMGGAALLTGALGFAISRGLTQRVKLYLCCAENMISSTAFKLGDIIEYRNGVSAEVLNTDAEGRLVLADGLIEASEQNAKFIIDAATLTGAAKVAVGNDYHSVLSMDDELTARLFNAAKAENEPFWRLPFEEFHRSQISSSFADIANIGSVPVGAGASTATAFLSYFVKDYAQNWLHIDASATFRKTASDSWAAGATGLGMKTLANLLLSR; encoded by the coding sequence ATGCAAATCACATTATCACAACAAGCCGCTCCGGAGCAGTGGGGCAAAAATGCAATTCTGTCTGCCAATGAACAAGGTATGACAATTCACCTGCAAAAAGATCCGTTAACGACTATTCAACGTGCTGCCCGTAAAATTAAAAATCAAGGCATTTTGAATGCTGTGCTTACCGGTCTTGATTGGGGCTTAGAAGAGTGTTGGGCATTCCATCAAGGTTTTATCAGTGTCCGCAATACCGGAACTGTAAGTTACCCCGACTTAGCCGAACAACAAGCAGAATTTGACGCACGTGTACACTGTTCTAGCTTTACACGTTCTTTGATTAACGAATCTTCCGAAACACTTACACCTGAGAATTTAGCTCAAAAAGCGGCGGAGTTTATTACCAAACAGTCTGAACGATACCTTGGTAAAAATGCGGTATCCGCAGAAATTATTAGCGGTGAAGCATTAAAACAACAAGGCTATCACGGTATTTGGACGGTAGGCAAAGGCTCGGCAAATAAACCGGCATTGCTCAAATTGGATTTCAATCCAAGCGGTGATATTAATACACCGGTGCTTGCTTGTTTAGTCGGTAAAGGCATTACCTTTGACACCGGTGGTTATAGCATTAAACCAAGTGATTCAATGGGTACCATGCGTACCGATATGGGCGGTGCAGCCTTATTAACCGGTGCATTAGGTTTTGCGATTAGTCGAGGCTTAACACAACGTGTAAAACTCTACTTATGCTGTGCGGAAAATATGATAAGCAGTACTGCATTTAAATTAGGCGATATTATCGAATATCGCAACGGCGTTAGTGCAGAAGTACTTAATACTGATGCGGAAGGCCGCTTAGTATTAGCAGATGGTCTAATTGAAGCAAGTGAGCAAAATGCGAAATTTATCATTGATGCGGCAACCTTAACCGGTGCGGCAAAAGTTGCGGTCGGCAATGACTACCATTCGGTACTTTCTATGGATGATGAATTAACCGCTCGCTTATTTAATGCAGCAAAAGCGGAAAACGAACCGTTCTGGCGTTTACCATTTGAAGAATTTCATCGTTCACAAATTTCATCTTCGTTTGCCGATATTGCCAATATTGGTTCTGTACCGGTTGGTGCCGGTGCAAGTACCGCAACTGCATTTTTGTCGTACTTTGTTAAAGATTACGCTCAAAATTGGTTACATATTGATGCTTCTGCAACTTTCCGTAAAACGGCAAGTGATTCATGGGCAGCCGGTGCAACCGGTTTAGGGATGAAAACCCTAGCGAATCTACTTTTATCTCGATAA
- a CDS encoding KpsF/GutQ family sugar-phosphate isomerase — MNYLASANETLSLYTQAISQLNQRLDSSFNQAVDMILNCEGRVVVAGIGKSGLVGQKMVATFASTGTPSFYLHPTEAFHGDLGMLKPIDVVILISNSGETDDVIKLLPSLKSFGNKIIAMTGNPHSTLAQHANLILNIGVEREACPNNLAPTTSTLVTMALGDALAIALINARGFKAEDFARFHPGGSLGRKLLNRVKDVMQTKLPIAQPNADFSTILSVINEGRMGVALIMQNEDLHGIITDGDIRRTLAQFGAESLTKKAEQIMSKNPKTISDTTYLAKAEEMMKELHIHSLIALDTAGKVSGIIEFSS, encoded by the coding sequence ATGAATTACTTAGCGAGCGCAAACGAGACCCTCAGTCTTTATACTCAAGCGATTAGCCAGCTTAATCAGCGTTTAGACAGTTCATTTAATCAAGCGGTTGATATGATTTTAAACTGTGAAGGGCGTGTAGTGGTTGCCGGTATCGGTAAATCCGGTTTAGTCGGACAAAAAATGGTGGCAACTTTTGCCTCAACAGGTACACCAAGTTTTTATTTACATCCGACTGAAGCGTTCCATGGCGATTTAGGGATGTTAAAACCGATTGATGTGGTGATTCTTATCTCTAACAGTGGTGAAACGGATGATGTGATTAAATTATTACCAAGCCTAAAAAGCTTTGGTAATAAAATTATTGCGATGACCGGTAATCCGCATTCGACTCTTGCTCAACACGCCAATTTAATTCTCAATATTGGTGTTGAACGAGAAGCCTGCCCGAATAATCTTGCCCCAACCACATCAACACTGGTAACTATGGCGTTAGGCGATGCGCTGGCGATTGCATTAATCAATGCGCGTGGTTTTAAAGCGGAAGATTTTGCTCGCTTCCACCCGGGTGGCAGTTTAGGGCGTAAATTGCTCAATCGAGTGAAAGATGTGATGCAAACTAAGTTGCCGATCGCACAACCAAATGCGGATTTCAGTACGATTTTAAGTGTGATAAATGAAGGCAGAATGGGGGTTGCACTGATTATGCAAAATGAAGACTTACATGGCATTATTACTGATGGTGACATTCGCCGTACACTCGCCCAATTCGGTGCGGAAAGCCTCACGAAGAAGGCTGAACAAATTATGTCTAAAAATCCGAAAACCATTTCAGATACGACTTATTTGGCTAAAGCGGAAGAAATGATGAAAGAGCTTCATATCCACTCGCTCATTGCACTGGATACTGCGGGTAAAGTATCCGGTATTATAGAATTCTCAAGTTAA
- the greB gene encoding transcription elongation factor GreB: MAKSNYITRSGWQTLDQELKFLWKDERPKVTQAVSEAAALGDRSENAEYIYGKRRLREIDRRVRFLSKRLEVLQIVDYHPKQEGKVFFGAWVELENEQGETKQYRIVGCDEFDPAKNWISIDSPVARALIGKEVDDEIKVDTPLGKSLLYINKIWYEKEGLY, translated from the coding sequence GTGGCGAAATCAAATTATATTACGCGTAGCGGTTGGCAAACCTTAGATCAAGAGCTTAAATTTTTATGGAAAGATGAGCGTCCGAAAGTAACACAAGCGGTTTCAGAAGCGGCGGCTTTAGGTGATCGCAGCGAGAATGCCGAATATATTTATGGTAAACGTCGTTTACGTGAAATTGACCGCCGAGTTCGTTTTTTATCCAAACGTTTAGAAGTGTTACAAATCGTGGATTATCATCCGAAACAAGAAGGAAAAGTGTTTTTTGGCGCTTGGGTTGAGCTTGAAAATGAGCAAGGTGAAACTAAGCAATATCGGATTGTCGGTTGTGATGAATTTGATCCAGCTAAGAATTGGATCTCGATTGATTCGCCGGTAGCCCGAGCGTTAATCGGTAAAGAAGTGGATGATGAAATTAAGGTGGATACGCCACTTGGCAAAAGCTTGCTATATATCAACAAAATCTGGTACGAGAAAGAAGGTCTTTACTAG
- the ribH gene encoding 6,7-dimethyl-8-ribityllumazine synthase, with the protein MAKITGNLVATGLKFGIVTARFNDFINDKLLSGAIDTLVRHGADENDIDTAWVPGAFEIPLVAKKMATSGKYDAVICLGTVIRGSTTHYDYVCNEAAKGIGAVALETGVPVIFGVLTTENIEQAIERAGTKAGNKGSECALGAIEMVNVLKAI; encoded by the coding sequence ATGGCAAAGATTACAGGTAACTTAGTTGCGACAGGTTTAAAATTCGGTATCGTAACCGCACGTTTCAACGATTTTATCAACGATAAATTATTAAGCGGTGCAATTGATACGTTAGTGCGTCACGGTGCCGATGAAAATGATATTGATACGGCATGGGTTCCGGGTGCATTTGAGATTCCGTTAGTCGCAAAAAAAATGGCAACCAGCGGTAAATATGATGCGGTAATCTGCTTAGGTACAGTAATTCGTGGTTCAACAACTCACTATGATTACGTATGTAATGAAGCGGCAAAAGGTATCGGTGCAGTTGCATTAGAAACCGGTGTACCGGTAATTTTCGGTGTATTAACCACCGAAAATATTGAACAAGCGATTGAGCGTGCAGGTACTAAAGCGGGTAACAAAGGTTCAGAGTGTGCATTAGGCGCAATTGAAATGGTAAACGTATTAAAAGCGATCTAA